A region of Aneurinibacillus sp. REN35 DNA encodes the following proteins:
- a CDS encoding nuclear transport factor 2 family protein, with protein sequence MEESTGSVRSKNHKAFDAFKRALETGHTVDFLTTVTDDFHFFVPLPLEDWNHEQRGKERFEELIRFERSLLEVQLTPLIELENENYGMVVFSAEGSLNGLSYRNELTIVFEFEADRIRSFREYVGMPLKNYETP encoded by the coding sequence ATAGAAGAATCCACGGGCTCAGTACGATCGAAAAACCATAAAGCATTTGATGCTTTTAAGCGGGCTTTGGAAACAGGGCATACAGTAGACTTTCTTACTACGGTTACGGATGATTTTCATTTCTTCGTTCCTCTCCCTTTGGAGGACTGGAATCATGAGCAACGAGGCAAAGAGCGGTTCGAAGAATTGATTAGATTCGAGCGTTCATTATTGGAGGTGCAGCTGACTCCGCTCATTGAGCTTGAGAATGAGAACTATGGAATGGTAGTATTTAGCGCAGAGGGATCTTTGAATGGTCTGTCTTATCGCAATGAGCTTACAATTGTCTTTGAGTTTGAGGCGGATCGAATCCGTTCCTTCCGCGAATATGTAGGCATGCCGTTAAAAAACTACGAGACCCCCTAG
- a CDS encoding MFS transporter produces MNTQASTTVLQQKGLPQGLTIFTFLLGIFMGALDHGIVGPALSSIFATFHVDSSWGVWSFTIYTLVFAVSIPVLGKLSDRFGRKQTFMFGIASFAIGSLIATMSSNFWVFLFGRAVQAIGSGGIFPITAAQIAATYPPEKRGKAMGWIGVAFGLGTILGPLVGSVIIARFAWQWIFLINLPISLVILMSIAGYKSDQHLVKKPIDITGIIVLSAIVLSMMIGISNHHALYVVAGLMLIPFLVWIEKKQADPIMNVSYLTKRKTLTFLLASLFSGFVMATATNFIPLYSETILEMGKGEAGFSVTPLAISSIIASFVGGMLVDKWGARKALLLGFGLSLIGAVSLGFLVQSVYFFFPTILIMGFGIGIIIGAPLNILILQAVDPKETGAAVGYISLFRSLGSTLGPSISGLFLSTFKDGFGYVYLISALASLLSLLLLTLLVRNKKA; encoded by the coding sequence ATGAACACACAAGCTTCAACAACAGTACTGCAACAAAAAGGATTGCCTCAAGGTCTAACCATCTTCACTTTTCTGCTTGGTATCTTTATGGGGGCACTGGATCATGGAATTGTAGGGCCAGCACTAAGCTCTATTTTTGCTACCTTTCATGTAGATTCATCATGGGGGGTATGGAGTTTCACCATTTATACACTGGTTTTTGCAGTAAGCATTCCGGTGTTAGGGAAGTTATCGGATCGGTTTGGAAGAAAGCAAACCTTCATGTTTGGTATTGCTTCCTTTGCTATCGGTTCCCTGATTGCTACAATGTCTTCAAATTTCTGGGTTTTCTTATTTGGTAGGGCGGTTCAAGCAATCGGGTCTGGAGGTATCTTCCCAATCACAGCAGCTCAGATCGCTGCTACTTATCCGCCAGAAAAGCGTGGGAAAGCAATGGGATGGATTGGTGTTGCTTTTGGGTTAGGAACCATACTTGGACCTCTTGTAGGAAGCGTGATTATTGCCAGGTTTGCTTGGCAGTGGATTTTCCTCATCAACCTCCCGATTTCTTTGGTGATTTTGATGTCCATTGCAGGATATAAATCTGATCAACACTTGGTTAAAAAACCGATCGATATAACCGGAATTATCGTGTTAAGCGCGATCGTTCTATCTATGATGATTGGAATCAGCAATCACCATGCGCTGTATGTCGTTGCAGGTCTCATGCTTATTCCATTTCTTGTCTGGATTGAAAAAAAGCAAGCTGATCCGATCATGAATGTAAGTTACTTGACAAAAAGAAAGACCCTGACGTTCCTTTTAGCTTCCTTGTTTTCTGGGTTTGTTATGGCAACAGCCACAAACTTTATTCCATTGTATAGCGAAACGATTCTTGAAATGGGAAAAGGAGAGGCTGGATTTAGTGTAACTCCATTAGCTATTTCTTCGATAATTGCTTCGTTTGTAGGCGGAATGCTCGTTGACAAATGGGGAGCGAGAAAAGCCCTGTTGCTAGGCTTTGGTCTTTCCTTAATAGGAGCTGTATCGTTAGGATTCCTGGTTCAGTCAGTATACTTTTTCTTTCCTACCATTCTCATCATGGGTTTTGGCATCGGCATTATTATCGGGGCGCCGCTAAATATCCTAATTCTGCAGGCTGTGGATCCGAAAGAAACGGGCGCTGCTGTTGGTTATATAAGTCTGTTCCGTTCTTTGGGTTCTACTCTTGGGCCATCCATTTCTGGACTGTTCCTAAGCACTTTTAAGGATGGATTTGGCTATGTATACCTAATAAGCGCGTTGGCCTCGCTACTAAGTTTGCTCCTTCTTACGCTGCTTGTTCGGAACAAAAAGGCATAA
- a CDS encoding tautomerase family protein yields MPYINIKLAKGRTIEQKQAFVEAITREAARTLHVEEEWVTIVFDEYERENWATGGTLHSLKFGEGFGKTGAT; encoded by the coding sequence ATGCCTTATATCAATATCAAACTCGCAAAAGGACGAACCATTGAACAAAAACAAGCGTTTGTTGAAGCGATTACACGAGAAGCAGCCAGAACCCTTCACGTTGAAGAAGAGTGGGTAACTATTGTGTTCGATGAATACGAAAGAGAAAACTGGGCTACCGGTGGAACGCTTCACTCTCTTAAATTTGGTGAAGGGTTCGGGAAAACGGGAGCAACCTAG
- a CDS encoding zinc ribbon domain-containing protein, protein MGRSLGAGMVGLGIICVIVAFFEFFTLDMWETPKLFWLFFVGTPLMFIGFIILGPHIQRSYLQRNSDMIRDSMKLMGEGLRSGLEESRTCPKCTAANKHVANFCSHCGASLQTDT, encoded by the coding sequence ATGGGCAGAAGTCTTGGAGCAGGTATGGTAGGACTAGGTATCATTTGCGTAATCGTCGCATTCTTTGAATTTTTCACCTTAGATATGTGGGAAACACCAAAGCTTTTTTGGCTTTTCTTTGTAGGTACACCCCTCATGTTCATTGGATTTATTATACTCGGTCCGCATATTCAACGGAGTTATTTACAACGAAATAGTGATATGATTCGTGATTCCATGAAACTCATGGGAGAAGGTTTACGGAGTGGATTAGAAGAGTCAAGAACATGCCCAAAATGTACTGCTGCAAACAAACATGTCGCGAATTTTTGTTCACATTGCGGTGCTTCTCTTCAAACTGATACATAG
- a CDS encoding collagen-like protein encodes MADFHGSFHSGFRCCPPGPRKNPGRIVIGEIQPIPPVPPCPPCPPGPPGPVGPPGPPGPSVEVCCPCTNLLLNGGFDLSVVGAPPIDWLSDRATVFAFPDAHSGRFTTSLTTPVIQSVGILGLDPNPSAGTTATPGFINQVVEVSEGCCYTLSFAADVRDGGILVASVSFPDATTPQPCTPLITNTGNGTPTPTTTNPIVTNNIPHIVPASNQPQSLFQHYTLVVCTPPGATVACITFQNIGNPAPGGTAFVDNVVFENTGGPCPTCFQNF; translated from the coding sequence ATGGCAGATTTTCATGGCAGTTTTCATTCTGGCTTTCGGTGCTGTCCACCGGGGCCACGGAAGAACCCTGGGCGAATCGTAATTGGGGAGATTCAACCGATACCTCCTGTTCCACCTTGTCCTCCCTGCCCGCCGGGCCCCCCCGGACCAGTGGGGCCACCTGGACCGCCCGGACCATCTGTAGAAGTATGTTGTCCATGCACCAATCTGCTTTTGAACGGAGGGTTTGACTTATCGGTAGTAGGCGCACCACCGATCGATTGGCTTTCAGATCGAGCCACCGTTTTTGCCTTTCCAGATGCTCACAGTGGACGTTTTACTACAAGTCTGACAACACCTGTGATCCAATCTGTCGGTATTTTGGGCCTTGACCCCAATCCTTCAGCAGGTACAACGGCTACTCCAGGATTTATCAACCAAGTCGTTGAGGTTTCTGAAGGTTGCTGCTATACCCTTTCTTTTGCTGCAGATGTGAGAGATGGCGGTATTCTTGTTGCCTCGGTTTCTTTTCCAGATGCGACAACGCCACAACCTTGCACACCGCTGATTACTAATACGGGAAATGGAACGCCTACACCAACGACGACGAATCCTATTGTTACAAATAATATTCCACATATTGTACCTGCATCCAATCAGCCTCAAAGTTTGTTTCAACACTATACTCTCGTTGTATGTACTCCTCCAGGAGCAACGGTTGCATGTATCACGTTTCAAAACATTGGTAATCCTGCTCCAGGTGGAACTGCTTTTGTTGATAATGTGGTATTTGAAAATACAGGTGGACCTTGCCCTACCTGTTTTCAGAACTTTTAA
- a CDS encoding macro domain-containing protein: MLHVVKGNLLTSDCTVIGHQCNCFSTMGAGIAKQIKAMFPQVYKADQEFPLEPKERLGKMSFAEIPNGYFFNLYGQFHYGTDKKQTDYEALASALTLMQQQIEIIKQERSEMQVKIGFPFGMGCGLAGGDWSIVEKMIARVFDGYDVYLYQLK; the protein is encoded by the coding sequence ATGCTACATGTTGTTAAAGGTAATCTATTAACAAGCGACTGCACAGTAATCGGTCATCAGTGCAATTGCTTTTCAACAATGGGTGCAGGCATTGCTAAACAAATCAAGGCCATGTTTCCACAGGTTTACAAAGCTGATCAAGAATTTCCCCTTGAGCCGAAGGAACGCCTCGGTAAGATGTCGTTTGCCGAGATTCCAAACGGCTACTTCTTTAATCTCTACGGCCAGTTTCACTATGGAACAGATAAAAAGCAAACGGATTATGAAGCGCTAGCGTCTGCATTAACGTTGATGCAGCAGCAAATTGAAATCATTAAACAAGAACGTTCGGAGATGCAGGTTAAGATCGGATTCCCATTCGGTATGGGGTGTGGACTCGCAGGAGGAGATTGGTCGATTGTAGAGAAAATGATTGCACGTGTGTTTGATGGGTATGATGTGTATCTGTATCAATTGAAATAA
- a CDS encoding NAD(P)H-dependent oxidoreductase yields MKTLVIVAHPHLQKSKVNARWVKAVKENIDITVHDLYEEYPQEVIDIHKEQQQLTQHERIVFQFPFYWYSSPPLLKKWIDTVFTAGWAYGSGGNKLHGKELVLAISTGSPEEKYQAGGLNQYTVSELTRPFQATSSLVGMTFLPMFIFHNAFSATDTDIEESAKNYVRHILNPELNPKLKFIAKG; encoded by the coding sequence ATGAAAACATTGGTGATTGTAGCACATCCTCATTTACAAAAATCAAAAGTAAATGCTCGTTGGGTAAAGGCAGTAAAAGAAAATATAGATATTACGGTTCATGATTTATATGAAGAATACCCCCAGGAGGTAATAGATATACATAAAGAGCAGCAACAGTTGACGCAGCATGAGCGCATAGTCTTCCAGTTTCCATTTTATTGGTATTCTTCCCCCCCGCTCTTAAAAAAGTGGATTGATACAGTTTTTACAGCCGGTTGGGCATATGGATCAGGAGGAAATAAGCTGCATGGCAAAGAACTTGTATTGGCGATTTCTACAGGGAGCCCAGAAGAAAAATACCAGGCTGGCGGACTAAATCAGTACACGGTAAGTGAACTGACTCGTCCGTTTCAAGCCACTAGTAGTTTAGTGGGGATGACGTTTTTACCGATGTTTATTTTTCATAATGCATTTTCTGCCACAGATACTGATATTGAGGAAAGTGCAAAGAATTATGTTCGTCACATCCTTAATCCAGAACTGAATCCAAAGCTAAAGTTTATAGCAAAAGGATAA
- a CDS encoding lipid II flippase Amj family protein: MLEKLLFICLFTLIIHTIETLSYSVRLAGIRVAKLAVALSLFNIIVIVSRTANMLQAPLTASLVDRAKETGDLSLIESQFRVILGSASLGTLLAALLVPTFIAVFSRAIIHLETAGSIPSMLKNTLTIHHLQYARKHIRAPRWSMISRLRIGGVPKRLFLLNVLATMIYTSSILSCLYASLLAPQYSSIALMSSGLVNGFAAILLTIFVDPQVAILTDRVMRGEERQLNINKVIGVLIFSRFIGTLLAQLLFIPAAYYIAWISRFFA, translated from the coding sequence TTGCTTGAAAAACTTCTGTTCATCTGCCTATTTACCTTGATTATTCATACGATCGAGACACTCTCCTACTCTGTGAGACTGGCCGGTATTCGTGTTGCCAAATTAGCTGTCGCACTGTCCCTGTTTAATATTATTGTCATCGTCTCGCGGACAGCCAATATGCTCCAGGCGCCGCTTACTGCAAGCCTCGTTGACAGGGCAAAGGAAACGGGCGATCTATCTCTGATTGAAAGCCAATTTCGCGTCATTCTGGGCTCTGCCTCGCTGGGAACGTTGCTTGCGGCTCTGCTTGTTCCTACGTTTATCGCCGTTTTTTCCCGAGCGATTATCCATCTGGAAACTGCGGGTTCCATTCCATCTATGCTAAAAAACACGCTTACGATTCATCACCTGCAATATGCCAGAAAACACATCCGCGCCCCGCGCTGGAGCATGATTTCCCGCCTGCGAATCGGCGGCGTTCCAAAACGCTTATTTCTACTCAATGTACTGGCTACCATGATCTATACATCAAGCATATTATCGTGCCTGTACGCCTCTCTGCTTGCACCGCAGTACAGCTCGATTGCGCTGATGTCATCCGGTCTGGTGAATGGATTTGCCGCGATTCTGCTTACGATTTTTGTTGATCCGCAGGTTGCTATTCTCACAGATCGAGTGATGCGAGGAGAGGAACGCCAGCTCAATATTAACAAAGTAATCGGCGTGCTTATCTTTTCACGGTTTATCGGAACGCTGCTCGCACAGCTTCTTTTCATTCCTGCCGCTTATTACATAGCATGGATCAGCAGGTTCTTCGCCTAG
- a CDS encoding LysR family transcriptional regulator produces the protein MELRQLEYFAAICKEMHFSRAAENLCTTQSNLSQQIKFLENELGLPLFDRVGKRIALTDAGKILLEQSHHIFERVDYAKRAILDLKRMEGGRLDIGILPGDGDLLFDALLIDFHKSYPKLSISVTETTDVYEQVLNGTRDLGVTTVPPKPDNRISIIPLFHEEFALAIRADHPLAKSKAIPFDELQHLKMIMFDSGHQITKIIQSYCHKKAMVIDNSIITSTLSTLLSLVGQGIGASILPRMLIDYMDHEHIVAIKLLDPTPSQDICVLYRTDKFMGQAAKLFIKELQSFLQNVTNHTNRSLG, from the coding sequence TTGGAACTTCGACAGCTTGAATACTTTGCTGCCATTTGTAAGGAGATGCATTTCTCTAGGGCGGCTGAAAACCTTTGTACCACTCAGTCGAATTTGAGTCAGCAGATTAAGTTTTTGGAGAACGAGCTTGGACTCCCGCTATTCGATCGTGTTGGCAAGCGGATTGCGTTAACCGATGCAGGCAAAATCCTGCTCGAGCAAAGCCACCACATCTTTGAACGCGTTGACTACGCGAAAAGGGCAATATTGGACCTTAAGAGAATGGAAGGCGGCAGGCTGGATATCGGCATTTTACCGGGAGATGGAGATTTGCTGTTTGATGCTTTACTTATCGATTTCCATAAGTCTTATCCTAAGCTATCGATAAGCGTTACGGAGACCACGGATGTGTACGAACAGGTCCTTAACGGAACAAGAGATCTCGGAGTTACTACGGTACCTCCCAAGCCTGATAACCGTATTTCGATTATCCCCTTGTTTCACGAGGAGTTTGCCTTGGCCATCCGAGCAGATCATCCCCTAGCGAAATCAAAGGCTATTCCGTTCGATGAGCTTCAACATCTAAAGATGATTATGTTCGATTCTGGACATCAGATTACAAAGATCATCCAATCGTACTGTCATAAAAAAGCAATGGTGATTGACAATTCAATAATAACCTCAACCTTATCCACACTCTTGTCTTTGGTCGGTCAAGGAATAGGAGCTTCTATTCTTCCCCGGATGTTGATAGATTATATGGACCATGAGCATATCGTTGCCATAAAACTGCTTGATCCTACACCTAGTCAAGACATTTGTGTCTTATACCGTACGGACAAATTTATGGGGCAAGCAGCGAAGTTATTTATTAAAGAATTGCAGTCTTTCCTTCAGAATGTCACAAATCATACCAATCGCTCGTTAGGATAA
- a CDS encoding 3-keto-5-aminohexanoate cleavage protein, which yields MPEKKYKFLNNRDIYFKVCLNGNITTEMHNSVPITPQQLAMDAYECLALGAQAIHVHAREIDESETLAAQKCAEVIRVIRKTCGNIPLGLTTSLTAEPDPDKRLYLVRQWNVIPDFVSVNFNEPKSIELCRLLTEKGIGIEMGLWTVHDAHQFLESGLVSHCLRVLVEVFEESSDQAIKQSREISHFLHEEDVNLPQIHHGEGIDTWAVIKDARQRGHGIRIGLEDTLVGPKGNIVSNNRELVSLAIQELNL from the coding sequence ATGCCTGAAAAAAAATATAAATTCTTAAATAATAGGGACATTTATTTTAAAGTTTGTTTAAATGGTAATATCACGACCGAAATGCACAATTCAGTCCCCATTACACCTCAACAATTAGCGATGGATGCCTATGAATGTCTTGCTTTGGGTGCTCAAGCCATTCATGTTCATGCTAGAGAGATTGATGAATCTGAAACATTAGCTGCTCAAAAATGTGCAGAAGTAATCAGAGTCATTAGAAAAACTTGTGGGAATATTCCACTCGGTTTAACGACATCTTTAACAGCTGAACCGGATCCAGATAAACGACTTTATTTAGTTCGCCAGTGGAATGTTATCCCTGATTTTGTATCAGTGAATTTTAATGAACCAAAGAGCATAGAACTTTGTAGATTGTTAACAGAAAAAGGAATAGGGATTGAGATGGGATTATGGACAGTCCATGATGCACATCAGTTTTTAGAAAGTGGACTTGTTAGTCATTGTCTAAGAGTTTTAGTAGAAGTTTTTGAGGAAAGCAGCGATCAGGCTATAAAACAATCAAGAGAAATAAGTCATTTTCTTCATGAAGAAGATGTAAATCTCCCTCAAATTCATCATGGAGAAGGAATAGACACATGGGCTGTTATTAAGGATGCGCGACAAAGAGGACACGGCATTCGGATTGGGTTAGAAGATACATTAGTAGGACCCAAAGGCAATATCGTTTCCAACAACAGGGAGTTAGTTTCTTTAGCAATACAGGAATTAAACCTTTGA
- a CDS encoding DoxX family protein, with protein MNSFFVWGRVVAGLVFAYMGLFKIIRWTATADWMAMKGFPPSFIPILLVGAIAVELGGGLALAFGYKTRWVAIGIALFLIPTNLMMHNFWTMPPQQAAAEQLSFLQNVIIIGGLLALSAGSQQEKKQMIHVV; from the coding sequence ATGAATAGTTTTTTCGTGTGGGGACGAGTTGTAGCTGGTTTAGTATTTGCTTATATGGGCTTGTTTAAAATTATAAGATGGACAGCTACGGCTGACTGGATGGCAATGAAAGGCTTCCCTCCTTCCTTTATCCCCATCTTGCTTGTTGGAGCCATTGCTGTAGAGTTAGGCGGAGGATTGGCGCTTGCTTTTGGTTACAAAACACGCTGGGTTGCTATTGGGATTGCTCTGTTTTTAATTCCAACCAATTTGATGATGCACAACTTCTGGACAATGCCTCCTCAACAAGCGGCAGCCGAGCAATTAAGCTTTTTGCAAAATGTCATTATCATAGGCGGCCTCTTAGCTCTATCGGCTGGATCACAACAAGAAAAGAAACAAATGATACATGTAGTTTAA
- a CDS encoding glycosyl-4,4'-diaponeurosporenoate acyltransferase CrtO family protein produces the protein MKKSERSHVIIAIIILFYQFRIIIFLEGILDVLFLLFFTVLNVITNIYPIFLQRYNRIRIKRVL, from the coding sequence ATCAAAAAAAGTGAAAGAAGTCACGTCATTATAGCGATAATAATCTTATTTTATCAGTTTAGGATTATTATTTTTTTGGAAGGAATTTTAGATGTTTTATTTCTTTTATTTTTTACTGTATTGAATGTCATAACAAATATATATCCAATTTTTCTACAAAGATATAATCGAATTAGAATTAAGAGAGTCCTTTAA
- a CDS encoding prolyl hydroxylase family protein produces the protein MPELSVIYHDDPFIAYYEQVATPIECRRLIQLAKSKLRPATVIKESGLEVSEARLSEHTWFPHHSWLVREIAERMASLVKKPLTHAEQLQIARYQVGGKFEAHFDCYDLSTKPGRMYFEQGGQRLCTAILYLNTVGAGGETCFPGLDLQITPKEGDLLLFENCKKGTNEAHPLSLHEGRAVNEGEKWIATLWFREKNQY, from the coding sequence ATGCCGGAGCTTTCGGTTATTTATCATGACGATCCGTTCATCGCGTACTATGAACAGGTGGCCACACCGATAGAGTGCCGTCGATTGATTCAATTGGCTAAAAGTAAATTGCGTCCTGCTACTGTGATTAAGGAATCTGGACTAGAGGTTTCAGAGGCCCGGCTATCGGAGCATACGTGGTTTCCGCATCATTCATGGTTAGTGCGTGAGATAGCAGAACGCATGGCTTCTCTTGTTAAAAAACCGCTTACTCATGCTGAACAGCTTCAAATAGCACGGTATCAAGTTGGGGGGAAATTCGAGGCTCACTTTGATTGTTATGATCTTTCTACGAAACCGGGGAGAATGTATTTTGAACAAGGTGGACAGCGGCTGTGTACGGCTATTCTTTACTTAAATACAGTTGGCGCAGGAGGAGAAACTTGTTTCCCTGGACTTGATCTCCAGATTACGCCAAAGGAGGGAGACCTTTTGCTTTTTGAAAACTGTAAAAAGGGGACGAATGAAGCCCATCCTTTATCATTACATGAAGGACGCGCAGTAAATGAGGGGGAAAAGTGGATTGCAACGTTATGGTTTCGTGAAAAAAACCAGTATTAA
- a CDS encoding DUF1259 domain-containing protein — MAQPSLLCRRFARILGGQAAVVNGVCTVTRLRNLNVTIQGRRSRSPLTLAALFSFESVDSSGRALNLGETVILQQEIQPFITELRKRGIEVTALHNHWLFDNPRIMYIHFKSVENPIVFARKVAAAFQVLRG, encoded by the coding sequence ATGGCTCAACCAAGCCTGCTTTGCCGACGTTTTGCTCGCATCCTTGGAGGACAAGCAGCTGTTGTGAACGGTGTCTGCACAGTGACCCGTCTTCGCAATCTCAATGTAACCATACAGGGGCGCCGAAGCCGTTCACCTTTGACTCTTGCAGCGTTATTCTCTTTTGAATCCGTAGATAGCAGCGGCCGTGCGCTTAATCTCGGAGAAACCGTGATTCTGCAACAGGAAATCCAGCCGTTTATTACAGAGCTTCGCAAGCGCGGCATTGAAGTAACAGCCCTGCACAACCACTGGTTGTTCGATAACCCGCGTATTATGTACATTCACTTTAAATCAGTAGAGAATCCTATCGTTTTTGCTAGAAAGGTTGCAGCAGCATTTCAGGTGCTGCGGGGATAA
- a CDS encoding DinB family protein, with protein sequence MAQSIINTGKVLRQIIIGQFQEVSESQMDIQPEGFPNTIRWNIGHMVYWLDKYASLSFGSPSAIPAQYEVLFNSGTKPSDWTVTPPSKDELIQMLAAQLSRLSELTPEMLEQKLQSPFEMGPFQFVTAGELFNFALMHEAIHFGVISSQLKLVK encoded by the coding sequence ATGGCACAATCGATTATCAATACGGGGAAAGTGCTTCGTCAGATCATCATCGGTCAGTTTCAGGAGGTATCTGAGTCACAGATGGACATCCAGCCAGAGGGCTTCCCTAATACGATTCGTTGGAATATCGGTCATATGGTTTATTGGTTGGATAAATACGCTTCGCTAAGCTTTGGCTCCCCATCCGCCATTCCGGCTCAATACGAGGTACTGTTCAACTCCGGAACGAAACCTTCGGATTGGACGGTCACACCTCCGTCGAAGGATGAACTGATCCAGATGTTAGCGGCACAGCTTTCGCGTCTTTCCGAACTGACACCCGAAATGCTTGAGCAGAAGCTGCAATCACCGTTTGAAATGGGACCGTTCCAATTCGTTACAGCCGGCGAATTGTTTAATTTCGCTTTGATGCATGAGGCGATTCACTTTGGCGTTATATCAAGCCAGCTTAAACTCGTCAAATAA
- a CDS encoding PadR family transcriptional regulator, translated as MMLNKELLKGNIDLLILSVVKEKESYGYEISKTIKEKTEGEFEIQEATLYLSLKRLEKQGAVSASWGNESHGGRRKYYATTDEGVQLLDSIIKDWKKVTEMVKRFI; from the coding sequence ATGATGTTGAACAAAGAGTTGCTAAAGGGAAATATCGATCTTCTCATTCTTTCTGTAGTAAAAGAAAAAGAGAGTTATGGCTATGAAATTTCAAAAACAATAAAGGAAAAAACAGAAGGAGAATTTGAAATTCAAGAAGCTACGCTATATCTATCACTAAAAAGATTAGAAAAGCAGGGGGCAGTATCAGCTTCATGGGGAAATGAGAGTCATGGAGGACGGCGCAAATACTATGCTACTACAGATGAAGGTGTTCAATTATTGGATAGTATTATAAAAGATTGGAAAAAGGTCACTGAAATGGTTAAACGATTTATATAA
- a CDS encoding alpha/beta hydrolase has translation MKKQVLFIHSAGAQGLHQGSSDLVAYVKDALGDEYNLLYPKMPNSEDPEYTLWKLQLDKEFASLDGEVLLIGHSLGGSVLLKYLSEKTTNRSISGLFMIAAPYWGKDDDWQVEEYTLPENSASKLPQIAQIFLYHSRNDEFVPSAHLEHYKKRLPQANTRILDGAEHAFSDGLPELINDIKGL, from the coding sequence ATGAAAAAGCAAGTGTTGTTCATTCATAGTGCAGGAGCCCAAGGTCTTCACCAAGGAAGCAGCGACCTAGTAGCATATGTAAAAGACGCACTGGGTGATGAATACAATTTGTTATATCCCAAGATGCCTAATTCTGAAGATCCTGAGTATACGCTTTGGAAGCTTCAGCTTGACAAAGAATTTGCTTCGTTAGACGGTGAGGTGCTTCTTATCGGTCATTCTTTAGGAGGCTCAGTTTTACTGAAATATCTTTCCGAGAAAACGACGAATCGATCCATTTCTGGATTGTTTATGATTGCAGCACCATACTGGGGAAAGGACGATGATTGGCAGGTTGAGGAGTACACTCTGCCAGAAAATTCCGCCTCAAAACTTCCTCAGATAGCGCAGATTTTCCTTTATCACAGCCGTAACGATGAATTCGTGCCGTCTGCACACCTTGAACACTATAAGAAAAGGCTTCCACAGGCAAATACTCGAATACTCGATGGAGCTGAACATGCTTTTAGTGATGGATTGCCTGAACTGATCAACGATATCAAGGGATTGTAA
- a CDS encoding GNAT family N-acetyltransferase: protein MFILHQFYVAIVNGNVVGMTACTDGRSLSVKLNKQELRKHLGFFKGRVAGILLKKEFEALPADFPPHTGSIEFVGTAYEFKGQGVASQIIQHIFENTPYNDYVIEEVADTNIPAMKLYKKLGFEEYKRKPLSEKMAKKTGINNLVSLKYMKK, encoded by the coding sequence ATGTTTATTTTACATCAATTTTATGTTGCTATAGTAAATGGTAACGTTGTTGGAATGACGGCATGTACGGACGGGAGATCGCTATCGGTAAAATTAAATAAACAAGAGCTGAGAAAGCACTTAGGCTTTTTCAAGGGACGCGTTGCAGGAATCTTATTAAAGAAGGAATTTGAAGCCCTTCCTGCAGATTTTCCTCCTCATACAGGCTCGATTGAATTTGTCGGAACAGCTTACGAATTCAAAGGACAAGGTGTAGCTTCTCAAATCATTCAGCATATTTTTGAAAATACACCATATAACGATTACGTCATTGAAGAGGTTGCCGATACGAATATTCCTGCGATGAAATTATATAAAAAGTTAGGTTTTGAAGAATACAAAAGAAAGCCTCTTTCGGAAAAGATGGCCAAGAAAACTGGGATCAATAATCTTGTGTCTTTGAAATATATGAAAAAGTAA